A genome region from Leishmania mexicana MHOM/GT/2001/U1103 complete genome, chromosome 28 includes the following:
- a CDS encoding endonuclease/exonuclease/phosphatase-like protein produces the protein MMPWPNGEGAEGRGTVGGTHSGGHEDRVCVASESPARYRGTRSSSNNRFSLVAATPDVNISDYQPLEVPRTTTVRHVTMSNGSGLPLQRTSASEFSSLAGIRSLRSGANTSAASEDLPLPVLTVLPFSSASSVTKSAGSTRVGVESGTGGSGAATTGAAATTTSIGPGTSSAGRSMTLLERRNNRERSALSLSCLSGLNVEKLQESMRETSLVLNSQETPVPVSQGWSKTVASAALLSDYAMPSVHASPSGARDVPHSMAAHSARQATAKFQGQAPRPPSSGEDGSGARRSHPISTSDSRTIDTIPGALKVIGYNILASRLASTDLYPACPPSVLSEEYRLELIKEELRCVDPDILLLEEISVAVHERTLGPYLRTAFGMEGHHVVITDRNGTPRCAPLTQQSKTAAAFSPALAIPFGIPCSAEKRPNSVSMTAALAGAAACNGDASARSGAAGGAANSSGDVEKRSNSPHLPQLTETSWSRRSSRRSSGAVASRFPEVTCGTPAIWQKRGEASLSQHSQPFSMPPQEMSCSSLEDPHVKPKATMDEESMQRSYSAVELTQGATARVKRQTVGSGAPPAVLRAEKTAEEALGHRRVEMDGVSIFYKAARFRELEVMPVLFNRLAAAEKRLTHYEHKKLQVDSHNVALVVVLQDMQVIGASRIYVVAAVHLIWQRINAQLWQAHQLLRVMEGLKHKYSKGYVDLVYPSGRGSIACDSAVTQPPSIIDTPLMREGTRRHVQDDVAPQPSLLTPLPLQQPRALSARCQSIVPSRATTEASDLAGDSDGSRLFNVTATDRMRCRYASVCSGVASSPTSSVTCIIGGDFNSERSGPVMEYLRTGRVPGGAEVMKYWRALKSESPAPLDHTDERGTGRATGRDAVNALRHTSPTPPKVPPPTLCGVLSAARQEMIRISPRNSMHSSLCSMGSPPSALPRRATKSPPCDSVSDAASRAASGTEAGDSLCLHQPYTPLSKRPFNLYPGRVPDGVLSSHDRADNPLRCRQKLAEDTMVAASTSPRRSFPTRSPQAAENGLRFNRGSTFPTVLSTSSSLIDTASSGCDDGRGGDSNLAAVAASSSQYVPCSASSSPAGCCSPDAELPLLRHSMSTNRAFTVDAASPASAPQTSPSSARQNGDSAPILENHRVYTRRRTLPDMNNIESGTLEQSCSRSASECGSVLSTAFPTSCTMRLAVHTRHDTLSVELGEPDWEDEESRGRTPTLGDATNGASSAQPSSSHNHKEGLGGANGVVEKGEVNAKRRHRIHVVTNSADANCVGSGSNSLAALNYGPVLGDHRLSLHGDPATSASPRARPKRRSAVVASGDEAPSLLSPQAADHFSSQTSPQSPSAVDYEFTCSNVSTSPSASPFCLPTLIAKSDYTPSSPPVLLIDDVVHKIRLSDAYAPYCYRHPSYVSAVNPSTNMEGKVLDHILYEDEHVVCGGVLRLGERQELPNARVPSDHYMIGSVLVPIQELHRA, from the coding sequence ATGATGCCTTGGCCaaacggggagggggcggaagGCCGCGGAACCGTCGGCGGCACACACTCCGGTGGCCATGAGGACAGAGTATGTGTAGCATCGGAAAGCCCCGCCCGATACCGGGGTACGAGGtcgagcagcaacaacaggTTCAGCCttgtcgccgccacgccggaTGTAAATATCAGCGACTACCAACCGCTGGAGGTCCCACGGACCACGACAGTGCGCCATGTGACGAtgagcaacggcagcggtcTGCCATTGCAGCGGACCTCTGCGTCGGAATTTTCAAGCCTCGCCGGCATCAGAAGCCTGCGCAGTGGCGCCAAcacctcggccgcctccgaagacctgccgctgcccgtgCTGACAGTGCtacccttctcctccgcctcgagcGTTACCAAGTCAGCCGGTAGTACCCGCGTTGGTGTGgagagcggcaccggcgggtctggtgccgccaccacgggtgctgcagcgacgaccACAAGCATCGGCCCGGGTACCTCGTCCGCTGGTCGCTCAATGACGCTACTGGAGCGTCGAAACAATCGCGAGCGCAGCGCTCTGAGCCTCTCATGTCTGTCAGGGCTGAATGTAGAGAAGCTTCAGGAGAGTATGCGGGAAACTAGTCTCGTACTGAATTCTCAAGAAACACCAGTGCCTGTGTCGCAGGGATGGTCGAAGACTGTcgcctcggcggcgctgctgagtgATTACGCCATGCCATCTGTgcacgcgtcgccgtcgggCGCGCGAGACGTGCCCCACTCCATGGCCGCGCACTCGGCGCGGCAGGCCACCGCCAAGTTTCAGGGTCAGGCGCCGCGACCccccagcagcggcgaagacGGCAGCGGGGCCCGCCGCAGTCATCCCATTTCCACCTCGGATTCCAGAACGATCGACACGATACCTGGAGCGCTAAAGGTAATCGGGTACAACATCCTGGCGAGTCGGCTAGCGTCTACCGACTTGTACCCCGCCTGCCCACCGTCGGTGCTGAGTGAAGAGTACCGACTAGAGCTCATCAAGGAAGAACTCCGATGTGTTGACCCCGACATATTGCTCTTGGAGGAGATCAGCGTGGCGGTGCACGAGCGCACTCTCGGGCCTTACTTGAGAACGGCGTTCGGGATGGAGGGGCATCATGTGGTCATCACGGATCGAAATGGAACTCCTCGCTGCGCTCCGCTGACGCAACAGTCCAagacggcagccgcgttCTCGCCTGCTCTTGCGATCCCTTTTGGAATCCCCTGCAGCGCTGAGAAGAGGCCGAACTCGGTGAGCATGACGGCTGCATTAGCcggagcggcggcgtgcaATGGTGACGCTTCCGCTCGGTCCGGCGCGGCCGGAGGTGCCGCGAACAGCTCCGGCGACGTTGAAAAGAGGAGCAACTCGCCCCATCTGCCTCAGCTCACCGAAACGAGCTGGAGCCGCCGCTCCAGtcggcgcagcagtggcgctgtCGCGTCTCGATTTCCCGAGGTCACGTGCGGCACCCCGGCCATTTGGCAGAAACGTGGCGAGGCGTCTCTCTCCCAGCACTCACAGCCGTTCAGCATGCCGCCACAGGAGATGTCGTGCTCCTCGCTCGAGGACCCACACGTCAAGCCCAAAGCAACGATGGATGAGGAATCGATGCAGCGAAGTTACAGCGCAGTGGAGCTCACCCAAGGTGCTACAGCGCGGGTGAAGCGGCAGACGGTGGGGTCTggagcgccgccggcagTACTTCGCGCGGAGAAGaccgcggaggaggcccTCGGCCACCGGCGAGTGGAAATGGATGGGGTGAGCATCTTTTACAAGGCGGCACGGTTCCGTGAGCTAGAGGTGATGCCGGTGCTCTTCAAccgtctcgccgccgcggagaaGCGACTCACCCACTACGAGCACAAGAAGCTTCAGGTGGACTCGCACAATGTGGCCCTCGttgtggtgctgcaggatATGCAGGTGATCGGGGCATCTCGCATATACgtggtggctgctgtgcATCTCATCTGGCAGCGCATCAACGCGCAGCTGTGGCAGGCGcatcagctcctccgcgtcATGGAGGGACTGAAGCACAAGTACTCCAAGGGCTACGTGGACCTCGTGTACCCAAGTGGCCGAGGCTCCATCGCGTGCGACAGCGCAGTCACCCAGCCGCCGAGCATCATCGACACCCCGCTGATGCGAGAGGGAACGCGGCGGCACGTGCAAGACGACGTCGCACCTCAGCCATCGCTACTAACGCCGCTACCGCTGCAACAGCCGCGCGCGCTGTCTGCGCGGTGCCAAAGCATAGTACCCAGCCGCGCAACTACTGAAGCCTCCGACCTGGCTGGAGACAGCGACGGTAGCAGGCTCTTCAACGTCACTGCCACCGATCGCATGCGCTGTAGGTACGCGAGCGTGTGCTCTGGCGTTGCCTCATCGCCTACATCGTCCGTCACATGCATTATCGGCGGCGACTTTAATTCCGAGCGCAGCGGGCCGGTCATGGAGTACTTGCGCACCGGCAGGGTGCCTGGGGGAGCGGAGGTGATGAAATACTGGCGAGCACTCAAGTCGgagtcgccggcgccgctcgaCCACACGGATGAGCGCGGCACTGGTCGGGCGACTGGCAGGGATGCGGTgaatgcgctgcgccacacgTCTCCAACCCCGCCAAAggtgccgccaccaacaCTGTGTGGTGTGCTGAGCGCCGCGAGGCAGGAGATGATCAGGATCTCCCCGCGCAACTCTATGCACTCCTCCTTATGTTCTATGGGCtcgccaccgtcggcgctgccgcgccgcgcgacCAAGTCTCCGCCCTGCGACTCCGTGAGCGACGCTGCTAGTCGTGCTGCGAGCGGTACTGAGGCAGGTGACAGCCTCTGCCTCCATCAGCCATACACCCCACTCAGCAAGCGGCCATTCAATCTCTACCCTGGCCGCGTCCCGGACGGCGTGCTGTCCTCGCACGATAGGGCAGACAatccgctgcggtgccggcAAAAGTTGGCGGAGGATACCATGGTCGCCGCTTCAACGTCCCCGCGAAGGTCTTTCCCGACACGGAGTCCACAGGCCGCCGAGAATGGCCTCCGCTTCAACCGAGGAAGCACCTTCCCGACTGTCTTGTCAACGTCGAGTAGCCTCATCGACACGGCGAGCTCTGGCTGTGATGATGgccgtggtggtgacagCAACCTagcagcggtggccgcgTCGTCATCGCAGTATGTGCCGTGTTCTGCGTCGTCGAGCCCCGCTGGCTGTTGCAGTCCGGATGCTgagctgccactgctgcgacACTCAATGTCGACGAACAGGGCTTTCACTGTAGATGCCGCTTCCCCAGCCTCCGCACCGCAGacctcgccgtcgtctgcgcGGCAGAACGGAGACTCCGCCCCCATCCTCGAAAACCACCGCGTGTACACACGACGACGCACCTTACCGGACATGAACAACATCGAGAGTGGTACGCTGGAACAGTCCTGTAGCCGCAGTGCCAGCGAGTGCGGAAGCGTGCTGAGCACTGCGTTTCCCACGAGCTGCACGATGCGACTCGCCGTGCACACTCGTCACGACACACTCAGCGTGGAGTTGGGCGAGCCTGACTGGGAAGACGAGGAAAGCCGTGGACGGACCCCCACACTGGGCGATGCAACCAACGGTGCATCTTCGGCGCAGCCGAGCTCCTCTCATAATCACAAGGAAGGGTTGGGTGGTGCAAACGGGGTCGTTGAGAAAGGAGAGGTGAACGCgaagcggcggcatcgcATCCACGTGGTGACAAACTCCGCAGATGCGAACTGCGTCGGCAGTGGTAGCAATTCCTTAGCGGCCTTGAACTACGGACCGGTGTTGGGTGACCACCGGTTATCCTTGCACGGCGACCCGGCGACGTCGGCGTCTCCGCGCGCACGTCCGAAGCGGCGGTCCGCCGTCGTGGCATCCGGGGACGAGGCACCAAGCCTTCTTTCACCACAAGCCGCGGACCATTTCTCTTCCCAGACCTCGCCGCAGTCGCCGTCAGCGGTAGACTACGAGTTCACGTGCTCGAACGTGTCTACGTCACCATCGGCGTCCCCCTTCTGCCTGCCTACGCTAATCGCCAAGAGCGACTACACCCCGTCCAGCCCGCCAGTGCTGCTCATTGACGACGTCGTGCACAAGATCCGCTTGAGTGACGCCTATGCTCCGTATTGCTACCGCCATCCTTCCTATGTGTCGGCGGTGAACCCGTCCACGAACATGGAGGGTAAGGTGCTCGACCACATATTATACGAGGATGAGCATGTTGTGTGCGGCGGGGTGCTGCGGCTCGGCGAGCGACAGGAGCTTCCGAATGCCCGGGTGCCAAGCGATCACTATATGATCGGGAGCGTGCTGGTCCCGATCCAGGAATTGCACCGGGCTTGA